The following nucleotide sequence is from Fructobacillus americanaquae.
GCCTCTTGTTCTGATGTAAGAACAATCTCCTTTGTTAACTGTTCAATCCCAAAGATACCAAGCCAAGTTTGCAAACGATTGGCCAGGCACTCTAAGTCTCCTTGAGTTGCATTATCCTGATTTTGTACTTTATTAGCGAAAGTGGCCAAATCAAAGATCACGGTAACCGCGTTCTCCGTATTAAAGTCATCATCCATCGCTTCAATAAAAGCCTCTTCCAATTCCGCTACCTGATTTTGCACCTGTTGTGAAACCTGACCAGCCGCTGCTATTCCTTTGGCAGACAAAAGCCCTTGATATGTCCGGTACAAGCGATCAAGTTCGCCTTGTGTTTGGTCCAATCGATCCGGGCTGTAAGAAATAGCGCGGCGATAATTGGTTTTCGCCAAGAAGAACCGCAGACCCTGAGGATCGATATCCGTTTTCAACAAGTCGTGAATGGTAACAAAGTTCCCCAGCGACTTCGACATCTTTTCATCATTAACGTTGACAAAGCCGTTATGCAACCAATAGCGAACAAACTGCCGGTGGTGGTAGGACTCCGATTGTGCCAATTCATTGGTATGATGTGGAAAGGTCAAATCAATGCCACCAGCATGAATATCAATCGTTTCTCCTAACAGCTGGTCATTCATCACTGAGCACTCAAGGTGCCAACCAGGACGTCCCAATCCCCATGGCGATGGCCAGGCAACCACATCCGGCCGACTTTCACTCTTCCACAAGGCAAAATCCGTGGGGTCGTGCTTATCTTCTTGATCCTCTTCCCCAAGACGACCGGCAGCATTTTCCTCTAACTGTTCCATGTTCTGATGGGAAAGAGCCGTATAGTTTTTAAACTTCTTCGTTGAAAAGTAAACATTACCATTGACTTCATAGGCCTGACCCTGGTCAAGCAACCGTTCGACGAAGGCCACCATTTCTTCCATATACTCAGTGGCCCGCGGACGACTAGTGGCAGGTTTAATATTTAGTTGTCGTGTATCGGCTGCAAAAGCAGCAGCGTACTTATCAGCCACTTCCTGCTCAGTTAGACCTTCCTTCTCACCCTGAGCAATAACCTTATCACCCAAATCAGTAAAATTGGAAACGAAGTTCACT
It contains:
- the cysS gene encoding cysteine--tRNA ligase; its protein translation is MLQVYNTYSLEKEDFVPQEAGKITMYLCGPTVYNYIHIGNARSAVAFDTIRRYLEWRGFEVNFVSNFTDLGDKVIAQGEKEGLTEQEVADKYAAAFAADTRQLNIKPATSRPRATEYMEEMVAFVERLLDQGQAYEVNGNVYFSTKKFKNYTALSHQNMEQLEENAAGRLGEEDQEDKHDPTDFALWKSESRPDVVAWPSPWGLGRPGWHLECSVMNDQLLGETIDIHAGGIDLTFPHHTNELAQSESYHHRQFVRYWLHNGFVNVNDEKMSKSLGNFVTIHDLLKTDIDPQGLRFFLAKTNYRRAISYSPDRLDQTQGELDRLYRTYQGLLSAKGIAAAGQVSQQVQNQVAELEEAFIEAMDDDFNTENAVTVIFDLATFANKVQNQDNATQGDLECLANRLQTWLGIFGIEQLTKEIVLTSEQEALLAERAAARAAKDFQTSDAIRDQLLITGLVVRDSPQGQTWELN